The genome window GCAATATATGGGGCGCAGTCGGCGGGCGGCGTGATCCTGGTTACCACCAAGAGAGGCGTGACGGGCAAACCTGCATTTGATTTCTCCACAACGCAGTCCTGGCAGTCGCCGACTATGAAGGTCCAATCAGCCGATGCATTCCAATATATGCAGGCCCTCAATGACCGCAGGGCCTTGGAAGGAACACCGGCCGACTTTCCCGACGCGTTGGTAGAATCATTCGGCAACGGAACAAGAAGGCCTGAGGACTGGTGGAAGGCATTGATCGGTCCGCCCGTCAGGCAGACCAGATACTCGCTGACTATGCGCGGAGGATCGGATAAGGTGCGCTATTTTGTGTCTCTGGGTACGGCCAGCCAGGGGGGAATTCTTCGCGGCGACAACAAATCCAAGCTCAGGCAATATAATGTAAGAAGCAATGTGGATGTGACCGTAACCAAAGACCTGGAAGTAGGCCTGGACCTGTCGATCCGTGAAAAAGCAACGCAAACGCCTCAGGGCGGCCCGGGTGGGGAAGTGGGCTCTCTGGCCACCACCAGCCCTTTGCAGGAAGCCTATATAGGAGGTGATTACCGTTATCCGGGAGAAGGATGGTCGCATCTGAACCCCGCCGCCCGCCTGCTAAGCCCGGGTTACCGCAAATACAAAACCGATGTAGCCAGCGGAACAGTCCGCTTCAAGTACAACATCTCCTTTCTGGAAGGATTCAGCATCGATGGTTATTTGTCTGTTGTTAAAACCGTGGGATACGATAAGCAGTTTAATTACATCTGGCCTTATTTTGAAAAGGATCCGGATGGCAACATTGTGGAAAAGCAGTCCAGATCCGTAGAGGACATCGGCTTGCGCGAAGATTTCAGACAAAGCCTGCGCACGACCGGAAATGTGAAGCTCAATTACAACAGGACGTTTGCTCAGGATCACAAACTCTCAGCCTTCGTGGCTTATGAGCAGATGACTTATGATGATAACACCTTCTTTGCCCAGCGCCTTGGTTACGATTCCCCGCTGATCGATCAGCTATTTGCCGGCACTACCAACCGCCTGAACTGGAACAATGATGGTTCTGCCACGGAGTCGGCCCGTCAGAATTTTTTCGGACGGTTAAGCTATGATTTTAAGCAAAAATATCTGTTCGGCTTCAGCGCCCGCTACGACGGTTCGCCTATCTTTCCAAAGGACAAACGTTTTGGGTTTTTCCCGCAGGTTTCAGCGGGCTGGGTGATCAGCAACGAGGCATTTATTCCAAAGAATGTGCTTAGCACTTTGAAACTAAGGGCTTCCTGGGGAAAACTGGGTAACGACCGGGTGAATCCTTTCCAATACATTGCCGCTTACGGATATACCGACGGATGGGTTGTCAACGGCGTAGACGCGCGCGGTATCGCCGTGCAATCCACGCCTAATCCCAACATTACCTGGGAAGTAAGCGAGAAAACGGACATTGGTCTGGAAGCAGCTTTCCTTAATAACCGCCTGACCTTCGAGCTGGACCTTTTCCAGAACAAAACTTCAAACATTCTGGGAAAAAGACAGGCCTCGATTCCGAGTTATACCGGGCTGCTTCTGCCCGATGAAAACATTGGTAAAATGAACAGCCAGGGCATCGAGCTTCAGGCAGGTTACCGGCACAATTTCTCAGACCTGACCGTGCGGGTCAATGGAAACTTTTCTTATAACAAAAACAAGATCATTTACTTCGACGAAACGCCCCAGGCAGAAGAGTATCAAAAGCTGGAAGGTGAGCCTTTCGGGTCCCGGCTGGTATACAAATCCATCGGCATATACCGCACCCAGCAGGACCTGGATAACAATGTTAATTATCCAGGAGCATCATTGGGCGGTTTGATTTTCGCCGATCTGAATGGGGACAAGATCATAGACAGCAATGACCAGTATATGTTCAACT of Dyadobacter chenhuakuii contains these proteins:
- a CDS encoding SusC/RagA family TonB-linked outer membrane protein, giving the protein MKPKLLAKNGRRSLSTCLGLALGIFLASAVQAAIPLHKASGSIKNVKGARPAAEQTITGTVTDENNAGIPGVNVLEKGTTNGVVSDANGKYSIQVKGAGSVLVFSYIGYITKELTAGSQAALDIKMEVSSQELSDVVVVGYGTQKRSELTNAVVQTTGAEIKKSSAASLSNSLAGRMAGVYVTQRSAAPGFDDAQILVRGASTYRNTSALIVIDGVANADPDGLNRLDPNDIESISVLKDASAAIYGAQSAGGVILVTTKRGVTGKPAFDFSTTQSWQSPTMKVQSADAFQYMQALNDRRALEGTPADFPDALVESFGNGTRRPEDWWKALIGPPVRQTRYSLTMRGGSDKVRYFVSLGTASQGGILRGDNKSKLRQYNVRSNVDVTVTKDLEVGLDLSIREKATQTPQGGPGGEVGSLATTSPLQEAYIGGDYRYPGEGWSHLNPAARLLSPGYRKYKTDVASGTVRFKYNISFLEGFSIDGYLSVVKTVGYDKQFNYIWPYFEKDPDGNIVEKQSRSVEDIGLREDFRQSLRTTGNVKLNYNRTFAQDHKLSAFVAYEQMTYDDNTFFAQRLGYDSPLIDQLFAGTTNRLNWNNDGSATESARQNFFGRLSYDFKQKYLFGFSARYDGSPIFPKDKRFGFFPQVSAGWVISNEAFIPKNVLSTLKLRASWGKLGNDRVNPFQYIAAYGYTDGWVVNGVDARGIAVQSTPNPNITWEVSEKTDIGLEAAFLNNRLTFELDLFQNKTSNILGKRQASIPSYTGLLLPDENIGKMNSQGIELQAGYRHNFSDLTVRVNGNFSYNKNKIIYFDETPQAEEYQKLEGEPFGSRLVYKSIGIYRTQQDLDNNVNYPGASLGGLIFADLNGDKIIDSNDQYMFNSTYNTDANNVTTVFPSTQYGLSIGMNYKNFDLAMLLQGQSGAKFRLSNGFNSGAGGNGLEYVALNSYTLANVNAELPMISPTGFAGSDSDFYYRTATWMRMKNVQLGYTLPKSLLSKVRIAAFRVYVSGDNIFMVFNSLKKYGNGDPEFLSGNGSAYPNMKTLSFGVNLTF